One Agelaius phoeniceus isolate bAgePho1 chromosome 6, bAgePho1.hap1, whole genome shotgun sequence DNA window includes the following coding sequences:
- the LOC143694344 gene encoding uncharacterized protein LOC143694344 produces MSFIVILTWLLFILFHCSEQLGRGRHGKRRVGCGAGEMCPVFLTDQTDRAVEAEERAGILDLGRSDVITPAPKKTGFKTLIYSKIYLFNLVHNTTVVPVLGKLYLQDLSIKNRVIYKGDIGWIG; encoded by the exons ATGAGCTTTATTGTCATACTCACCTGGCTCCTTTTCATTCTATTTCACTGCAG TGAGCAGCTGGGACGAGGCCGGCATGGGAAGAGGAGAGTGGGCTGT GGTGCTGGAGAAATGTGTCCTGTCTTCCTCACAGATCAGACTGACAGAGCAGTAGAGGCAGAAGAAAGAGCTG GTATACTGGATCTGGGAAGAAGTGATGTCATAACACCTGCACCTAAAAAAACTGGATTTAAAACTCTAATTTATTCCAAAATTTACTTGTTTAACTTAGTCCATAACACAACTGTAGTGCCTGTGTTAGGAAAATTGTATCTCCAAGATCTCTCTATAAAGAATAGGGTGATATATAAAGGTGATATAGGTTGgatagggtga